The DNA region CCCCACTTCGTCCGCACCCTAGCCGCAGAGGCCAAGGCCACTGTCCACATATACGCAAGGGGCGCCGACCCCCACCACAAGGTAGAGGCCGCACATAAGGCCCTAGGACTCGCCCTAAGACAAGCCATGGCCCCGGGCGAATCGCCGTCCACAAAGGGGGTATTGGGATGATCATCCCGTCTATAGACATAGAGGGCGGGAGGGCCGTCAAGAGGGTCAAGGGCCAGCGCGGCATCTATATATACATGGGAGACCCCGTCGAGCTGGCGCATAAGTTCCGCAGAGCCCCCTTAGTCCACATAGTAGACCTCGACGGTGCTGAGGCGGGGGGGCCCGTCAACACCGCCGTAATCGGCGAGGTATCCCGCATCCTGGAGGGCAGGTGCCAGCTGGGAGGAGGCCTGAGAAGCGCCGAGGCCGTAGAGGCGGCCCTCTACCTGTGCAGATATGCCGTGGTGGGCTCCCTTCCCTTCAGGAACTGGCCCCTCTTTGCCCAAATAGCCGGTAAGCATAGGGAGAGACTCGCAGTTTCTCTGGACTACAGAGCCGGCAAGATACTCATCGGCGGATGGCGGGAGGAGGCTATGTCTCTAGACGCCGCCGTTGAGCTACTTTCAAGGGCAGGCCCCTACGCAGCCGTGATAGTAACCGCCGTCGAGGTAGAGGGGACAGGCGGAGGCGTCAGGGCGGAGGTGGACGTGAGGACGCTGAGGAGGCTTGCGCCAAGGGTCTACTACGCCGGAGGCGTGAAGAACTGCCACGACGTTGAGCAAGCGCTCCGCCTCGGCTTCGACGGCGTCATAGTGGGGTACGCCCTTTACGCCGGGGATCTCAGCCAGTGCATCGATTGGTAAAGCCAGCGCGTGTTTGAAATGCCAAGGCTAGGCAGTGAGGGAAGGCCGGTGAGCGGCGTGTCTATACTAAGCTTCGCACCAACCACTCCATAGGCGGCGCTACAAAAGGGCTGGCCTTCCAACATCTAGCCGTCCTGCCGAATATCATCACTTGACACCTAGAGGCAAAATCTGTGTGCCTGGTTAAAGTTTTAAATACAAAAATGTGGGCACATATGCGTAACATTCCTATCAACAGGGTATCTGACTACATCTGGGAAATCCCAGCCGGAGTAAAGCCTTGTCAGAAGGTGCCCGTGAGGATCTACGCAGACTCCGTACTGCTGGAGAAAATGAAAACTGACATGACCCTAGAGCAGGGCATCAACGTCGGGTGTCTTCCCGGCATTTATAAGTGGTCAATTGTGCTCCCCGACGCGCACCAGGGCTACGGCTTTCCCATTGGAGGTGTCGCCGCCATTGACGCCGAGGAGGGCGTAATCAGCCCTGGGGGCATCGGCTACGACATCAACTGCGGTGTGAGGGTGCTTAGGACAAACCTCACGGAGCAGGAGGTTAGGCCAAAGCTTAAGGAGCTGGTGGACACGATCTTCCGCCTCGTGCCGCCCGGGGTTGGAGGAACCGGCCATCTGAGGCTATCGCCTGGCGAGTTCGAACGTGTTTTGGCGGAGGGGGTGGAGTGGGCGGTGCAGAAGGGCTACGGCTGGGCTGAGGACATGGAGTACATAGAGGAGAGGGGGTCTTGGAAGCTGGCCGACCCGTCTAAGGTCTCGGAGAAGGCCAAGGCGAGGGGGAGGGACCAGCTGGGCACCCTGGGGTCTGGCAATCACTTCTTGGAGATACAGGTGGTGGACAAGATATACGACGAGAAGGTGGCCAAGCTCTTCGGCATAGAGAGGGAAGGCCAGGTAGTGGTAATGATCCACACGGGGAGCAGAGGCTTCGGCCACCAGGTGGCGACGGACTACCTCTTGATCATGGAGAGGAAAATGAGGCAGTGGGGGCTAAACCTGCCAGATAGGGAGCTGGCTGCAGCGCCGCTTAAGGACAAGGTGGCGGAGGACTACATCAAGGCCATGGCATCTGCGGCTAACTTCGCCTGGACGAACCGCCACATCATCATGCACTGGGTGAGGGAGGCGTTTAAGAAGGTGTTCGGCTCTATTGAGAAAGTTGGTCTGGAGATAGTATACGACGTGGCTCACAACATCGCCAAGCTGGAGGAGCACGTCGTGGACGAGAAGGGCACTGTTAAGAAGGTGTGGGTCCACCGCAAGGGCGCCACTAGGGCCTTCCCGCCCGGCAGGCCGGAGATCCCGGCGAAGTACAGAGAGGTAGGCCAGCCGGTGCTGATCCCCGGCTCTATGGGCACAGCCTCGTGGATCCTCGTCGGCACTCACGATTCCATGAGGCTGACCTTCGGCACTGCGCCCCACGGCGCTGGGAGGGTGCTCAGCCGCGAAGCCGCCATTAGGATGTACCCGCCGCACAAGGTGCAGGAGGAGATGTCCAAGAGGGGGATAATAGTCAGGTCTGCTGAGACCGAGGTGATAAGCGAAGAGGCGCCTTGGGCCTACAAGGACGTGGACCGCGTAGTCGAAGCCGCCCACCAAGTAGGATTTGCTAGGAAAGTGGTCAGGCAGAGGCCTATAGGAGTAGTAAAGGGCTAAGAGAGGCTACTGTAGGGGGGACTGTACCTCTACCTCTACTTCTGGCGGGTCTTGGTTTTTGTCTATTTTTATGTAGACTTCTCTGCTGGGAGTTCCCAGCGATTTTCCCTCTTTGAGGGCCCAGAATAGCAACGTGGCGTAGGCATTGTCCACTTTTTCCGCACTTCCCACAAACTTCGTTGTGGCTACTTTAACGGGCGGCAACACCTTATCTCCGTTTGGGTCAGGCGTAAACACCTCTACGATCATGTCGCCCCCGTCCTTGCCGTGGAACAAAAGGATTACGTTGGGTTTCAAGTCGTTGAGGAGTGCCGCCCTGTTTTGTACTTTTTTCACTGTGCTGAACCCCCTTATTTCTTGGATTTCTTTTATTTCTACCTTGGCCATGGGGGGCGGTCGGTGGATATATTAAT from Pyrobaculum arsenaticum DSM 13514 includes:
- a CDS encoding HisA/HisF-related TIM barrel protein — encoded protein: MIIPSIDIEGGRAVKRVKGQRGIYIYMGDPVELAHKFRRAPLVHIVDLDGAEAGGPVNTAVIGEVSRILEGRCQLGGGLRSAEAVEAALYLCRYAVVGSLPFRNWPLFAQIAGKHRERLAVSLDYRAGKILIGGWREEAMSLDAAVELLSRAGPYAAVIVTAVEVEGTGGGVRAEVDVRTLRRLAPRVYYAGGVKNCHDVEQALRLGFDGVIVGYALYAGDLSQCIDW
- a CDS encoding RtcB family protein, with the translated sequence MRNIPINRVSDYIWEIPAGVKPCQKVPVRIYADSVLLEKMKTDMTLEQGINVGCLPGIYKWSIVLPDAHQGYGFPIGGVAAIDAEEGVISPGGIGYDINCGVRVLRTNLTEQEVRPKLKELVDTIFRLVPPGVGGTGHLRLSPGEFERVLAEGVEWAVQKGYGWAEDMEYIEERGSWKLADPSKVSEKAKARGRDQLGTLGSGNHFLEIQVVDKIYDEKVAKLFGIEREGQVVVMIHTGSRGFGHQVATDYLLIMERKMRQWGLNLPDRELAAAPLKDKVAEDYIKAMASAANFAWTNRHIIMHWVREAFKKVFGSIEKVGLEIVYDVAHNIAKLEEHVVDEKGTVKKVWVHRKGATRAFPPGRPEIPAKYREVGQPVLIPGSMGTASWILVGTHDSMRLTFGTAPHGAGRVLSREAAIRMYPPHKVQEEMSKRGIIVRSAETEVISEEAPWAYKDVDRVVEAAHQVGFARKVVRQRPIGVVKG